A DNA window from Thiobacillus denitrificans ATCC 25259 contains the following coding sequences:
- a CDS encoding zinc-finger domain-containing protein: MSEPRDDNLERPDGKANNTQRVIEVSESDLPLHCPMPQHADWSAHPRVYLPIEVRGDALCPYCGTLYRLKGKPSGSRH, from the coding sequence ATGAGCGAGCCGCGTGACGACAACCTCGAACGCCCTGATGGCAAAGCGAACAACACCCAGCGCGTGATCGAAGTCAGCGAAAGCGATCTGCCGCTGCACTGCCCGATGCCGCAGCACGCCGACTGGAGCGCGCACCCCCGCGTCTACCTGCCGATCGAAGTGCGCGGCGATGCGCTCTGCCCGTACTGTGGCACGCTCTACCGTCTGAAAGGCAAACCGAGCGGCAGCCGTCATTAG
- a CDS encoding YheT family hydrolase yields the protein MRSAGDPPYRAPWWLPGGHLQTIYASLFIRVPPVVYRRDRLELADGDFLDFDWVDGVAGQPALVLFHGLEGNAESPYARDLMAELGRRGWTGAVAHFRGCSGEDNRLPRAYFAGDSADIEHVLRHVKSHHPDAPLYAVGVSLGGNALLKWLGETGAAAAALVTRAASVSAPLDLIAAGRALDRGFNRRVYTARFLATLKRKALDKARRFPGLLDASAVAAATTFREFDTLVTARLHGFRDADDYWLRVSAKPFLRAIAVPTLVINTRNDPFLPHAALPAPAEVAPAVTLEQPAAGGHVAFPQGPFPGRLGWLTRRLMRHFEAGRG from the coding sequence ATGCGCAGCGCCGGCGACCCGCCCTACCGCGCGCCGTGGTGGCTGCCCGGCGGCCATCTGCAGACGATTTACGCGAGCCTCTTCATTCGCGTGCCGCCGGTCGTCTATCGCCGCGATCGGCTCGAGCTCGCCGACGGCGACTTTCTCGACTTCGACTGGGTCGACGGCGTCGCCGGGCAGCCGGCGCTCGTGCTGTTTCACGGTCTCGAGGGCAACGCCGAAAGCCCTTACGCGCGCGACCTGATGGCGGAGCTCGGCCGGCGCGGCTGGACCGGGGCTGTTGCGCATTTCCGCGGCTGCTCGGGCGAGGACAACCGCCTGCCGCGCGCCTATTTCGCGGGCGACAGCGCGGACATCGAACACGTGCTGCGGCACGTCAAGTCGCACCACCCCGACGCGCCACTCTATGCCGTCGGCGTCTCGCTCGGCGGCAACGCCTTGCTCAAGTGGCTGGGCGAGACGGGCGCCGCTGCAGCCGCGCTGGTCACACGGGCCGCGAGTGTTTCCGCGCCGCTCGACCTGATCGCCGCAGGCCGCGCGCTCGACCGCGGCTTCAATCGCCGCGTCTACACCGCGCGCTTTCTCGCGACACTGAAGCGCAAGGCGCTCGACAAGGCGCGGCGTTTTCCCGGCCTGCTCGACGCATCCGCGGTCGCCGCGGCGACCACGTTCCGCGAATTCGACACGCTGGTGACCGCGCGCCTGCATGGCTTTCGCGACGCCGACGACTACTGGCTGCGGGTCTCGGCTAAACCTTTCCTGCGAGCGATCGCAGTGCCCACGCTCGTGATCAACACGAGGAACGATCCCTTCCTGCCGCACGCGGCCTTGCCCGCCCCCGCGGAGGTCGCACCGGCGGTCACGCTCGAACAGCCCGCAGCCGGAGGCCACGTCGCCTTTCCGCAGGGCCCCTTCCCAGGCCGGCTCGGCTGGCTCACGCGTCGCCTGATGCGGCACTTCGAAGCAGGGCGCGGTTAG
- a CDS encoding nuclear transport factor 2 family protein: MSEPVFPTPEAAEEAFYAAFEARSLDDMMAVWARDDHVACIHPLAAPLNGRAAVAAGWRSMFGAAGRFRLQVKAVHEIRQADHVIRIVDEFLTIGDETAPRPAILATNVYRREADGWRMVLHHASPLQVGAKAGADTPPVVFH, encoded by the coding sequence ATGTCCGAACCTGTCTTCCCCACCCCCGAAGCCGCCGAAGAGGCTTTCTACGCCGCCTTCGAAGCGCGGTCGCTCGACGACATGATGGCGGTCTGGGCACGTGACGACCACGTCGCCTGCATACACCCGCTTGCCGCGCCGCTCAATGGGCGCGCGGCGGTGGCGGCGGGCTGGCGAAGCATGTTCGGCGCCGCGGGACGCTTCCGCCTGCAGGTGAAGGCGGTCCACGAAATACGCCAAGCCGACCACGTGATCCGCATCGTCGACGAATTCCTCACCATCGGCGACGAGACGGCGCCGCGCCCGGCGATTCTCGCGACCAACGTCTATCGACGCGAAGCCGACGGCTGGCGCATGGTCCTCCATCACGCGTCGCCCTTGCAGGTCGGCGCGAAGGCCGGCGCCGACACGCCGCCCGTCGTATTCCACTAA